A DNA window from Paenibacillus sp. HWE-109 contains the following coding sequences:
- a CDS encoding extracellular solute-binding protein, translating to MRKSMRKNATLAIILSTSLLAACSNNSSSPETTPTGGASSKPAAAPIKIEIMQDETVSSADGPGFPKDDFIKNELNKKLNIDLTMTLDTSDYLAKLNTRMAGGNFPDVMLLMKEQVQQYAQNGVLLDMGPYLDKLTDYKKFVGADDVKKGVVSGKQYALPKAPGFATNTYWIRKDWLDKLNLAVPTTVDELFNVAKAFTENDPDGNGKKDTLGITGVGIDTFAPVFGAYGVTPSAATLTVLNKDKIVNSLYDPAMKDALTTVKKFIDAGVVDPEFMSNKPNTSKDKAFQGKIGIIFDGWSGIIKDTTVKIWKQANPNADWIQLTAPKGPNGLQYASKVDIASTGKMLAFPKALEKQPEKINKIIELLNYVSTTEGNRLVDYGLKDVHYKVDGDKITITEQGQKESGYSFVYQFTGRPELAYLQTKFPAQAKYIEFEKSLPRLQVIDKFVDMPNGYNKADAERFIQEKLTEFIYGKTPIADYDKFLTTLEGSFNYKVYTDAVTKQAKDLGLTK from the coding sequence ATGAGAAAAAGTATGAGAAAAAATGCAACATTAGCCATCATCCTATCGACTAGTTTGCTAGCGGCATGTTCGAACAACAGTTCTTCGCCAGAAACAACACCGACTGGAGGAGCTTCGAGCAAACCGGCAGCAGCTCCGATCAAGATTGAAATCATGCAAGATGAGACGGTCAGCTCAGCAGATGGTCCTGGTTTCCCCAAGGACGATTTCATCAAGAATGAATTGAATAAGAAATTGAATATCGATTTGACGATGACATTGGATACGAGTGATTATTTGGCCAAACTGAACACGCGAATGGCGGGTGGAAATTTCCCAGATGTCATGCTGCTTATGAAGGAACAGGTTCAGCAATACGCCCAAAACGGCGTGCTGCTTGATATGGGGCCTTATCTCGATAAGTTGACCGATTATAAGAAATTCGTAGGTGCAGATGATGTGAAGAAGGGGGTTGTTAGCGGCAAGCAATATGCTTTGCCTAAGGCACCTGGATTCGCAACCAATACGTATTGGATTCGCAAGGACTGGCTAGATAAATTAAACTTGGCTGTGCCGACTACGGTCGATGAATTGTTTAATGTGGCGAAGGCGTTTACTGAGAATGATCCTGACGGAAACGGCAAGAAGGATACGCTCGGAATTACGGGGGTTGGCATCGATACATTTGCTCCAGTTTTTGGAGCGTATGGCGTTACTCCAAGTGCTGCAACGCTAACAGTTTTGAATAAAGATAAAATTGTCAATTCACTTTATGATCCAGCTATGAAAGATGCTTTAACGACCGTCAAAAAATTTATTGACGCCGGCGTCGTCGATCCTGAATTTATGAGCAACAAACCTAATACTTCGAAGGATAAGGCATTCCAAGGGAAGATAGGCATTATTTTCGATGGCTGGAGCGGGATTATTAAAGATACGACGGTTAAGATCTGGAAGCAAGCAAATCCGAATGCAGATTGGATCCAGCTCACTGCTCCAAAGGGACCAAACGGCTTGCAGTATGCCAGCAAAGTCGATATAGCGTCTACAGGCAAGATGCTTGCATTTCCCAAAGCACTAGAGAAACAACCGGAAAAGATCAATAAAATTATTGAGCTGCTTAATTACGTTTCGACAACAGAAGGCAACCGCTTGGTAGATTACGGACTCAAAGATGTTCACTACAAGGTAGATGGCGATAAGATTACCATTACGGAACAAGGCCAGAAAGAAAGCGGATATTCGTTTGTATATCAATTCACAGGCAGACCGGAGCTTGCTTACCTGCAAACCAAATTCCCGGCGCAAGCGAAGTATATCGAGTTTGAAAAGAGCTTGCCGCGGTTGCAAGTAATTGATAAATTTGTCGATATGCCGAATGGTTATAACAAAGCCGACGCGGAGCGGTTCATTCAAGAGAAATTAACGGAATTCATTTACGGCAAAACGCCAATCGCGGATTACGATAAATTCCTTACGACATTAGAAGGTTCATTCAACTATAAGGTTTATACCGACGCTGTGACCAAGCAAGCGAAGGATCTCGGACTCACGAAGTAA
- a CDS encoding Ig-like domain-containing protein, protein MAQNISDAALLNTYALQNAFSRLLKLGVMPKNTDNSVQPNTQLTRAKAIMMLNEFDGQLLSAGPDLRFDWQMEASTFTASNILVTKVGGGTVPSYTITPITPLKFKISFNGTLVSNSNYVVNVTTGVKDSLDNSLATSHQVTFNTDN, encoded by the coding sequence ATGGCACAAAATATCAGCGATGCTGCGCTGCTGAATACGTATGCCTTGCAGAATGCGTTTTCCAGACTGTTGAAATTAGGTGTCATGCCGAAAAATACGGACAATTCCGTACAACCAAATACGCAGCTCACAAGGGCCAAGGCTATTATGATGCTGAATGAGTTTGACGGACAGCTCTTATCGGCAGGACCTGATCTGAGATTTGACTGGCAGATGGAAGCATCAACCTTCACTGCAAGTAATATTTTGGTGACTAAGGTAGGCGGGGGGACTGTTCCGAGCTACACGATCACCCCAATCACCCCGTTAAAATTTAAGATTTCTTTCAATGGAACACTTGTCAGTAATTCTAATTATGTGGTAAATGTAACAACTGGTGTCAAGGATAGCTTAGATAATAGTTTGGCAACTTCCCACCAGGTAACTTTCAACACTGATAATTAG
- a CDS encoding glycoside hydrolase family 95 protein: MSNSKAHWRLWYDRPAEQWTEALPVGNGKIGGMIYGGIHEERIGLNEETVWSGKPHYDASPGVQQTINQVRNLLFEGDYRTAHEIAEQSMKTPLNPHYGNYQPLGDLYIKFDLPPGDITNYHRELDIEQAVCKTSFYVGETCYTREVICSNPDLVMVIRLEASDTPTLSGCIRMARESGASVYQNGASGLALRGQCEYEGVKFDASIEVYADGGKCFSTSESVIFSACKAITVYVTANTNYRHKDPQGANQSLLHMAGMKSWEQLRADHINDYQILFQRMDIDLGEDRYQELPTDERLLQVKSGQEDSYLTALYVQYGRYLLISSSRQRTMPANLQGIWNDSFTPPWFSDYTININTQMNYWHAETCNLSELHEPLFDLLDSLIEPGRKAAQERYGCNGMVLSTRTNPWLNTSLRATSSLLWQEGAAWLSRHYWDHYLFTGDKELLKQRAYPFMKEAAMFYLDFMIEHPHYGWLVTGPATSPENRFLAADGTQTAIDMSPTMAVQIIDDLFENCIRACEELGVDDAFRELLIRKRSQLPPMQVGKYGQLQEWLEDHEETELGHRHISHLFGLFPGHSISRKTPDLLAAARTTLDRRLQNGGGHTGWSCAWIINLWAHLGEGELANQYIKTLFTYSTHKNLFDNHPPFQIDGNFGAAAGIVEMIMQSDEDEIRLLPALPAQWANGSISGICARNGFELELHWSDSALVKAIIHSKLGRRCRVRYNFEVGIEVHSLKKSIPTSIDNDTLEFDTQPGEQYHLMF, translated from the coding sequence ATGAGTAACTCAAAGGCACACTGGCGCCTCTGGTATGATCGTCCGGCTGAGCAATGGACCGAAGCGCTTCCGGTAGGAAACGGCAAAATCGGCGGCATGATTTACGGAGGTATTCACGAGGAACGAATTGGTTTGAACGAAGAAACGGTGTGGTCGGGAAAGCCGCATTACGACGCGAGTCCCGGCGTTCAACAAACGATCAACCAAGTTAGAAACTTGCTGTTCGAAGGAGACTACCGCACGGCTCACGAGATTGCGGAACAATCCATGAAAACACCGCTTAACCCGCACTACGGCAATTATCAGCCGTTGGGGGATCTATATATCAAATTTGACTTGCCGCCTGGGGATATAACGAACTATCACAGAGAATTGGATATCGAACAAGCCGTTTGTAAAACGAGCTTTTATGTTGGGGAAACTTGCTATACGCGGGAAGTTATTTGCAGCAACCCTGATCTGGTTATGGTGATTCGCTTGGAAGCCAGCGATACGCCGACTCTGAGCGGCTGTATCCGAATGGCGCGTGAATCCGGCGCAAGCGTATATCAGAACGGCGCAAGCGGTCTTGCTCTCCGTGGCCAGTGTGAGTACGAAGGTGTAAAGTTTGATGCAAGTATTGAAGTGTATGCCGATGGGGGGAAATGCTTCTCAACAAGTGAGTCCGTCATATTCAGTGCATGCAAGGCAATTACAGTTTATGTAACTGCAAATACAAACTATCGTCATAAGGATCCGCAAGGTGCGAACCAATCGCTGCTTCACATGGCAGGTATGAAATCGTGGGAACAATTGAGAGCGGATCACATTAACGACTACCAAATCTTGTTTCAACGCATGGATATCGATTTGGGCGAGGATAGGTATCAAGAGCTTCCTACGGATGAACGCCTTTTACAAGTGAAATCCGGTCAAGAAGATTCCTATCTAACGGCATTATATGTTCAGTATGGCCGTTATTTGTTAATCTCCAGTTCACGGCAAAGGACGATGCCGGCTAATTTGCAAGGCATTTGGAATGACAGTTTTACGCCTCCCTGGTTCTCGGATTATACGATTAACATTAACACGCAAATGAATTATTGGCATGCCGAAACATGCAACTTATCCGAGCTGCACGAACCTTTATTTGATCTATTGGATTCACTCATCGAGCCGGGACGCAAAGCAGCCCAAGAGCGCTATGGCTGCAATGGAATGGTGCTTAGCACACGGACAAACCCTTGGCTTAATACGTCGCTACGGGCAACTTCCTCACTGCTCTGGCAGGAAGGTGCGGCATGGCTTAGCCGACATTATTGGGATCATTATTTGTTTACAGGGGATAAGGAGTTGTTGAAGCAAAGGGCTTATCCGTTCATGAAGGAAGCTGCCATGTTCTATCTTGATTTCATGATCGAGCATCCGCATTACGGTTGGCTTGTCACCGGTCCGGCCACATCGCCTGAGAATAGGTTCTTAGCGGCGGATGGTACGCAAACTGCAATCGATATGAGTCCAACAATGGCCGTTCAAATCATTGACGATCTGTTCGAAAACTGCATCCGGGCATGCGAGGAGCTTGGAGTTGACGATGCTTTCAGGGAGCTGCTTATTCGGAAACGTTCACAATTGCCTCCGATGCAAGTCGGAAAATATGGACAACTTCAAGAATGGCTTGAGGATCATGAGGAGACGGAACTGGGGCACCGTCATATCTCGCACTTGTTTGGTCTGTTTCCAGGGCACAGTATAAGCCGTAAGACACCGGATCTGTTAGCAGCTGCCAGAACAACACTGGACAGAAGACTTCAGAATGGAGGTGGACATACAGGTTGGAGCTGCGCCTGGATCATTAACTTATGGGCGCATTTGGGAGAAGGCGAACTGGCCAATCAGTATATCAAGACGCTATTTACTTACTCTACGCATAAAAATCTTTTTGACAATCATCCTCCCTTTCAAATCGACGGGAATTTCGGGGCGGCAGCAGGCATTGTAGAAATGATTATGCAAAGTGATGAAGATGAAATCCGGCTGCTGCCGGCGCTTCCTGCTCAGTGGGCGAACGGAAGCATTAGCGGCATTTGCGCAAGGAATGGATTTGAGCTGGAACTCCATTGGAGTGACAGTGCTTTAGTTAAAGCGATCATCCATTCCAAACTGGGCCGGCGATGCCGGGTAAGATATAATTTTGAAGTGGGAATTGAAGTTCATAGCCTGAAAAAGTCAATTCCAACGAGTATTGACAATGACACTTTGGAATTTGACACACAACCTGGAGAACAGTATCACCTTATGTTTTAA
- a CDS encoding carbohydrate ABC transporter permease, which translates to MVIGRGERVTGAAINLILCFVGIISLFPLLFVVSMSLTPYGEVIKNGGFLVIPKSITFEAYKYLFQTKELPQAMMVSVFTATVGTAINLLLTMLGAYPLSRKTLPGRTTILFLIVFTMLFSGGLVPTYLLVKSLGMLNTLWALIIPSAVATYNLLIMKTFFEGLPEELFESARIDGASDLTILFRIVVPLSVPSLLTIGLFYAVSNWNSFFTAVLYITDANLNPLQIVVRKLLLLSNSVENNTDIVVPTPTLQMAAVIIASLPVLIVYPFIQKHFTKGVLIGAVKG; encoded by the coding sequence ATGGTAATCGGTCGCGGAGAACGCGTAACAGGTGCAGCTATTAACTTGATTCTTTGTTTCGTAGGTATTATAAGTCTCTTTCCGCTGCTATTCGTAGTGTCTATGTCACTGACACCTTACGGTGAAGTCATTAAAAACGGGGGATTCCTGGTCATCCCTAAATCAATTACCTTTGAAGCCTATAAATATCTCTTTCAAACCAAAGAGTTGCCGCAAGCGATGATGGTATCTGTCTTTACTGCGACGGTAGGGACAGCGATCAACTTGCTGCTTACGATGCTTGGCGCATACCCGCTTAGCAGGAAAACGCTTCCTGGCCGCACAACGATACTGTTTTTGATTGTATTTACGATGCTGTTCAGCGGTGGCTTAGTGCCGACATATTTGCTGGTCAAATCCTTAGGGATGTTAAATACCCTATGGGCGTTGATCATTCCGAGCGCTGTCGCAACCTACAACCTTTTGATTATGAAAACATTTTTTGAAGGACTTCCTGAGGAATTGTTCGAGTCCGCACGAATTGATGGCGCAAGCGATTTAACGATTTTGTTCCGGATCGTCGTTCCGTTGTCGGTACCTTCGTTGTTGACCATTGGCTTGTTCTATGCCGTATCCAATTGGAACAGTTTTTTCACGGCCGTTCTCTATATTACAGACGCAAATTTAAATCCGCTGCAAATTGTTGTACGCAAGCTTCTGCTTTTGAGCAATTCCGTTGAAAACAACACGGATATCGTCGTGCCGACACCGACTTTGCAAATGGCGGCTGTCATCATCGCAAGTTTGCCCGTTTTAATAGTATACCCGTTTATACAGAAACATTTTACAAAAGGTGTATTAATAGGGGCTGTAAAGGGATGA
- a CDS encoding sensor histidine kinase, with protein MFQRIRRLWPAKLQNRIFLSFLLVIFFPFSILQIHNYNQIETIIGAKISEQNITQLSQMKFQLEEIRRTALNSVLQMERDTSIRELMGQAHHSQGAESTHMVEEKLDAMKSTFLPNSVFIQYTLLQRDSEVFTSLPHAENNEGPLHAQLAGELTAKLPNGSQLLKWEYEQAHNGLQQEPESKNVLSLYSLSQSAGGEWLRTRASIDIDGWLRNSANSIQIKQNYYVLDQQGAIISQSNPGYVMNPLIKSKILNQAKVSPNAYIIDEFGTFVYNAIYIPSTSSYLVSQFPLDFFFGDIKALKERVFSTYLLFIAFFIGISFLTLSTLTRPLRLLEAKMKEAAKKRMNIKLSEEPHRGEILSFVRAFNGMVDDVTGLIGQLKLEERQKESIRFQMLLNQMNPHFLLNTINTIKWNASNSGDDTTAEMCKSLAKLLESSLNTDKDLVFLHEELKLLHSYVYIQSFRYDHRFEVQYEVQTGLDFALVPKLSLQPLVENAIQHGLVFRKQGGIIKVKVACEDRFLMLDVQDNGVGMQNQQPDVHRVRKGIGLSNLRERLSLLYKQDGKLELMPQEEGMHVRITIPLLLSNPYQLEQNDD; from the coding sequence ATGTTTCAACGAATTCGCAGACTATGGCCAGCCAAATTGCAAAATCGCATTTTCCTAAGCTTCCTATTAGTCATCTTCTTCCCTTTCTCGATTTTGCAAATTCACAATTACAATCAAATTGAAACGATTATTGGGGCCAAAATCAGCGAACAGAACATCACTCAGCTAAGCCAAATGAAATTCCAACTGGAAGAGATACGCCGAACCGCTCTGAATTCGGTCTTACAGATGGAGCGGGACACCAGCATTCGGGAGTTGATGGGACAAGCTCATCATTCACAGGGAGCAGAATCAACCCATATGGTGGAGGAAAAACTGGATGCAATGAAAAGCACATTTTTACCAAACAGCGTATTTATTCAATATACGTTACTCCAAAGGGACAGTGAGGTTTTTACATCTCTACCGCATGCTGAGAACAATGAAGGCCCGCTGCATGCTCAGTTGGCTGGCGAGTTAACGGCTAAACTTCCGAATGGAAGTCAGCTGTTAAAGTGGGAGTACGAACAAGCACATAATGGACTGCAACAGGAGCCTGAGAGTAAGAATGTTCTCTCCTTGTATTCGCTTTCGCAGTCTGCTGGCGGAGAATGGCTGCGTACACGAGCGAGCATCGATATTGATGGGTGGTTGCGAAATTCAGCAAACAGCATACAGATCAAGCAGAATTATTATGTATTAGATCAGCAGGGGGCCATCATTTCTCAATCGAACCCCGGGTACGTTATGAATCCACTTATTAAATCAAAAATTCTCAATCAGGCGAAAGTGTCGCCTAATGCTTATATCATAGATGAGTTTGGCACATTTGTTTACAATGCCATCTATATTCCTTCCACTTCAAGTTATTTGGTCAGTCAGTTCCCACTCGATTTTTTCTTTGGAGATATTAAAGCACTCAAAGAGCGCGTGTTTAGTACTTACTTGTTGTTCATTGCCTTCTTCATAGGCATATCCTTCTTGACGCTATCGACTTTAACCCGTCCACTTCGGCTTCTGGAGGCTAAGATGAAGGAAGCAGCAAAGAAAAGAATGAATATCAAATTGTCCGAGGAACCGCATAGGGGAGAAATCTTGTCTTTCGTTCGCGCATTTAATGGCATGGTCGACGATGTCACAGGCTTGATTGGTCAGCTTAAATTAGAAGAGAGGCAGAAAGAATCGATTCGGTTTCAGATGCTTTTGAATCAGATGAACCCGCATTTCTTGCTCAATACGATCAATACAATTAAATGGAATGCTAGTAATTCCGGCGATGACACGACTGCGGAAATGTGCAAGTCGCTTGCCAAACTGCTGGAAAGCAGCCTGAACACAGATAAGGATCTGGTTTTTCTGCACGAAGAATTGAAATTGTTGCATTCCTACGTCTATATTCAATCGTTTCGGTACGACCACCGTTTTGAGGTGCAATATGAAGTTCAGACTGGTCTCGACTTTGCGTTAGTGCCCAAGCTAAGCCTGCAGCCGCTTGTTGAGAATGCCATCCAGCATGGGCTTGTATTCCGTAAGCAGGGGGGCATTATAAAGGTTAAGGTGGCTTGCGAGGATCGCTTTCTCATGCTTGATGTTCAAGACAATGGTGTAGGTATGCAGAATCAGCAACCTGATGTGCACCGGGTACGTAAAGGGATTGGTTTAAGCAATCTGCGCGAACGCTTATCGCTCCTCTACAAACAGGATGGCAAGCTCGAGTTGATGCCACAAGAGGAAGGGATGCATGTTCGAATCACAATACCTTTATTGTTGTCGAATCCCTATCAGCTTGAACAGAATGATGATTGA
- a CDS encoding ABC transporter permease — protein MLLPLVAWYIVFKYVPMYGVIISFKDYSIMSGIAGSDWANPWYKHFKMFFDSPYFTQLISNTLLISCYKLVFTMAPSIILAILLNECRSMFLKRWVQTLSYMPHFLSWVIVYGIALAFFSETNGLVNRWIEEIGLSTISFLGSPEWFRSVLVGTDVWKDLGWGAIIYIAAIAGIDPSLYEAAMMDGAGRLRRIWNITLPGIANVIVLLLILRLGHILDAGFEQIYIFYNVRVYSVGDIIDTWVYRTGLEQLNFSLASAVGLFKSVIGMVLVLGTNKIAKRWGGGIW, from the coding sequence ATGCTTTTGCCACTGGTGGCATGGTATATCGTTTTCAAGTATGTTCCTATGTATGGCGTTATCATCTCATTTAAGGATTACAGTATTATGTCAGGGATTGCCGGATCCGATTGGGCTAATCCGTGGTACAAGCATTTTAAGATGTTTTTTGACTCGCCTTATTTCACGCAATTGATCTCTAATACGTTATTGATAAGTTGTTATAAGCTAGTCTTCACCATGGCGCCGTCCATCATACTAGCAATCCTGCTGAACGAGTGTCGGAGCATGTTCTTGAAAAGATGGGTACAAACCCTAAGCTACATGCCTCATTTTTTATCGTGGGTCATCGTTTATGGAATTGCATTGGCGTTTTTTTCTGAGACCAATGGTCTGGTTAACCGCTGGATCGAAGAAATTGGTCTAAGCACAATCTCTTTTCTTGGTTCGCCGGAATGGTTTCGCTCCGTACTGGTTGGAACGGATGTTTGGAAGGATCTTGGTTGGGGAGCCATTATTTATATAGCCGCTATAGCGGGAATTGACCCTTCGCTTTATGAAGCGGCTATGATGGATGGAGCGGGGCGTCTTAGAAGAATCTGGAACATTACACTTCCCGGAATTGCTAACGTTATTGTGCTGCTCTTGATCTTAAGACTGGGACATATTTTGGACGCAGGGTTTGAACAAATATATATTTTCTATAATGTTCGGGTTTATTCTGTTGGAGATATCATTGATACGTGGGTCTATCGAACAGGGCTAGAGCAGTTAAACTTCAGTTTGGCTTCAGCAGTAGGTTTGTTCAAATCAGTCATTGGCATGGTGCTTGTACTTGGTACCAATAAGATTGCAAAGAGATGGGGAGGCGGCATATGGTAA
- a CDS encoding response regulator transcription factor, whose protein sequence is MWNLLLLEDEPFVRRSIRQAIDWEELGFRVVAEAEDGREAWEFMQTHQVDVVLSDIMMPIMNGIELIRLAKQNGHEADFVMLTCVNEFEYARLALQYGAVGYLLKASMDMEELKAILLQIKQSLIKKRDQRTRAPMFNLYQQIWRSIHGIEEMEQREDEEGLPSLPANVRLFVGSANNVSLENDQIIDLFDTNCQDKLLVHRFVNWGIATVFVWSDERCMPITRVPAELSSTSWQTSDALKEGWVSLLQGVGRAWYELDPAIWAKGGMQIENITWKKESFILTQFEAAQWAECEKSLISLWDYFKEQQLAVVMVKEAADRLDKSFARLSNQAPAGKAVWAAVESHRQVLEQLIDRVHCYSKHKLKETITDHPEINKIIEYVNRYYDKELTLKGMAKYVNMGEQYLSGLFKKKTGEQFIQYVQRIRIERACYCLAETELRVAEICEQVGFVHLNYFLKQFKKWTGVTPSEFRESKKAERKKPIDDTWNE, encoded by the coding sequence ATGTGGAATCTGCTGCTTCTTGAAGATGAACCTTTTGTGCGCCGGTCTATTCGCCAAGCCATCGATTGGGAGGAATTGGGTTTCAGGGTCGTAGCAGAAGCAGAGGATGGACGCGAGGCTTGGGAATTCATGCAAACTCATCAGGTGGATGTGGTGTTATCTGACATCATGATGCCTATCATGAATGGCATCGAGTTGATTCGATTGGCCAAACAAAACGGTCATGAGGCGGATTTCGTCATGCTTACTTGTGTGAATGAATTTGAATACGCGAGACTGGCACTCCAGTATGGAGCTGTAGGATATCTTCTCAAAGCCTCTATGGATATGGAAGAGCTGAAAGCGATCCTGTTACAAATAAAGCAAAGTTTAATCAAGAAGCGCGATCAACGAACGAGAGCGCCTATGTTTAACTTATATCAACAAATTTGGAGATCCATACATGGCATAGAGGAGATGGAGCAAAGGGAAGATGAAGAAGGATTACCTTCACTTCCCGCCAACGTGCGGCTATTTGTGGGTTCAGCAAATAATGTCTCATTAGAGAATGATCAGATTATCGACCTATTCGATACGAACTGCCAAGACAAATTACTCGTACATCGATTTGTCAATTGGGGAATTGCGACCGTTTTTGTTTGGTCGGATGAAAGGTGCATGCCTATAACTCGGGTTCCCGCGGAATTAAGTTCTACATCCTGGCAGACATCCGATGCGCTAAAAGAGGGATGGGTGTCGTTGCTGCAAGGGGTTGGACGAGCCTGGTACGAACTGGATCCCGCAATTTGGGCGAAGGGTGGAATGCAAATTGAGAACATAACGTGGAAAAAAGAGTCTTTCATTCTTACGCAATTCGAAGCAGCACAGTGGGCGGAATGCGAGAAATCGCTAATATCACTATGGGATTACTTCAAAGAACAACAACTGGCTGTGGTAATGGTAAAGGAAGCGGCTGATCGGCTGGACAAGTCGTTCGCCAGGTTATCCAATCAAGCTCCTGCCGGAAAGGCGGTCTGGGCAGCAGTCGAAAGTCATAGGCAAGTGTTGGAACAACTCATAGATCGAGTTCACTGTTATTCAAAGCATAAGTTGAAGGAGACTATTACGGATCATCCTGAGATCAATAAAATCATTGAATATGTGAACAGATATTATGATAAAGAACTGACGCTCAAGGGGATGGCCAAATACGTAAACATGGGCGAACAGTATTTGAGCGGTTTGTTTAAGAAGAAGACCGGCGAGCAATTCATCCAATATGTGCAGCGTATTCGAATCGAGCGGGCTTGCTATTGCTTGGCGGAGACTGAACTGCGTGTTGCGGAAATATGCGAGCAAGTAGGTTTTGTTCATCTGAATTATTTCTTGAAACAGTTCAAGAAGTGGACAGGAGTAACGCCATCCGAATTCCGCGAAAGCAAAAAGGCAGAACGGAAGAAACCAATAGACGATACTTGGAACGAATGA